The window TTAattttttgcccgatcttttacctgtaaaatataaataaaaaagagacaaaatacatatttttggattttggttagtataaaacaaattaaaagctAGAAGCGctttgatgattcccctcagagataatcacaataTCAAAAATAGAGTTTCaaaatggtgctcttgattgatgattaagatgcaaccaatgtatgatcttagggtcaaaaattggggtatgacacatatccACTCCAAGTTATCATGTTACATTTAGGCTCATAGGACAACCACTTAATTGTATTAGAAGCACTATCATTATTAGCAATTTTTTCTTTAAACCACTCAGAGAAACTCTTATTATGCTCTTTTAAAAACCTTCTTTCAGTCATCTTGGGGTACTTTTCCTTTATGATAATTTGTGAGCAGATAAGTAAGGTTGAACTTCATCCGtgttattcaatatatacaaatgcGCTTGAAAAACCACCTCAATTCCATGCTCTTGACCTTCAAACCTTGTGTACCCACACTGTCACATCTTCCATCATTACGAGACTTGGGAAGCCCTACACTATCCACTTCTGACAAATAGTTTGAACAAAACTCAATAGCTTCTTCTGCAATGTACCTCTCAATAATAGATGCTTCAGGGCGTTGTGGGATTTTTGTATACCCTTTTATGATCTTCGTGTATCGCTTTATTGGATACATCCACCGTAAATAAATTGGACCACATAATCTAATCTCCCTTACTAGATGAACAATCAAGTGAACTATAATGTCAAAACATGAGGGAGAAAAATACATCTCTAATTGGCACAAGATATTTGCAGCCTGATTTTCCAAATCATATAACTTTAATGGATCAATGGCTTTACAACAAATTGCATTGAAAAATAAGCACAACCTAGTTATAGTCTTCTTAACACTGTTAGGCAATATCCCATGAATAGCCACTGGTAGTAGATGTTGCATTAAGACATGACAGTTATGAGATTTTAAGCtaattaatttgagatcttttacTGATACAAGCCTCTTGACATTTGATGAGTAACCATGTGGCACTTTGATACTTTGTAAACACtcacaaaaactttttttttcttttttagacaaagtgtgGCATGCATGAGGCAAATATATCTTGTTACATGTATGTTATGGAGTTAACTCTTCTCGTATACCCATCAAACTGAAATCTAGACGAGCATAAATACCATATTTTGTCCTGCCTTGAATGTTGAGAAGTGTTCCAATTACTATCACATACATTTTTCTCCACGTGCATCACATTAATACAATGTCTTACATCAAGACTAGATCAATATAGAAGATCGAAGAAAACATACCTCATTTTCCATATATTTTTCATAGTAGATTGCTTTCGGTAATTTCCAAAGACAACATTAATGCCCTATTGTCGTTGATAAACTTCCTCTCCAGTTAAGGGCTTTGGATGATAACAATTTAGAAACTTTCGATGCCCGAGATAAACAGTCTTCTTTCCTTTTTCAAGCTGATGGTAACACATGTCTTTTTCACATATTGAACACGCTTTATGCCCTTTAACTTTATACCCAGACAAATTTCCATATGTTGGAAAATTGTTGATGGTGCAAAATAACATGGCACACATGTTTAAATGTTCACCAGAATACAGATCAAGAACATCCACCCCTTCCTCCCACAACACTCTTAAATCATCAATCAGTGGACTTAGATAAACGTCTATGTAATTTCCTGGTTGTTTTGGTCTCGAAATCATCATCGATAACATAATATGTTTATGCTTCATGCACAACCTAGGAGATAGGTTGTAAATCACCAGGAGAATAGGCCAAGAACTATGGTTAGTACTTAGATTACCAAACtgattcattccatcagtagccAGTCCAAGTCTAAGGTTTCTCGACTCTTTGCCAAAATTTGAAAACAAAGAATctattttcttccattgcaaagaaTCGGCTACATGGCGAATTTGTCCatcacattttctttcttctctatGCCATCTAAGATTCTTTGCGTCATTTGCATTAGCGAATAATCTCTTGAACCTTGAAATTATTGGTAGGTACCATACCACTTTTTCGGGAGGACCATTTTTGACCTCCTCATCATCACTAGATAGAATCACCATCTTTATTTTTATAGTGTGACGCCATGCACTTCGAACAATGATTACAGTTTACATACTCTTTTATGTATAATATGCAATAATCAgggcatgcatgtatctttttaTACTCCAAACCCATCGAACACAATAATTTCTTGGCCTCGTAATAACGATTTGGCATTATGTAAACATTTATATCAACAATTCAAGCAATTTAATAAAACTTTTGTTAGTCTACCCATTATTTGCCTtcaaattaaacaattttaacacaGCTGACAAACGTGTAAAATTTGTGCATCCCGGGTACAAAGGTTTATCCTTGTCATTGCATAAAGTAACATACGCATGTGTCCTCTTAAACAAATCTTGTCTAATATCAAGCATCATGTCTTCGAGACGATCATCCATTTCTACACTAACATTATCTCTTTGGGACACATTTGACTTTGCTACTACTTCACCGTGCCATATCCATTGTGTATAACTTTGACAAATCCCTTCACAAATTAGATGATCCTTGATTTATTTCTCATTAAGTTTTGGTTCTTGATTTGCACAACGAACTCATGGACATAGAAAAAGCACATGAAGACTTTTTTCAGCATTACTTTTAGGAGGAGGAAGTTTTTTTTAGCATTACTTTCAGCAAACTATAGAAATTCCATCACTCCATGTCCGTACTCAGCACTTAATCGATTAGctctcatccaactacgatccataactATGTTCTGAAATTAATGCATATAAAGTTAATAACAAATTAACTACGATCCATATCTATGTTTCCACTAAGCATGTAATATGAGATAACTAAGCATGAGTTCACCACTGCATAATAGTAATTCACGTCGTATATATCAATTAATATAATCTTCTTCATATGTTACTAAATTCCTTGCTTTCTTTGTAGATTAGGCCCTCTCTTATTTACATCCTTATCAAAATTTGGTGTATTGTTAGTTAGTCTTGGTCAATCATCTATcgttatatataattaaatagttaCTAGTGACCACATAGTTTCTTTGTATACTACTGGAACATTTAAAAATTTAATGGAACTTTAATCAAACTAGTGCTATTTTGTTAAGTTTAAAAAAGATCCATGGTGAAATCATAGGCCCAACAAATTATGTAAAATAGCTGGAATAATAAGATAAATTAACGAAACTTAGACCACACCTGTCAAAGACCATAAAAAATGTGGATGATCCTTACTCTAAATGTTCTGttctgttttgttttatttttatatcaaaagcaTAATAGATTGAATAGAGCCACTTGTTGTTATGAAGATACCAACCTGatttaaaagaataataaatcgaATGAAAATAAATCGAAACAAACAACAAAAGTATGAGCGAACCTACCTCGGCGGTTGGGATGTTCTAGCGTGAGTGGTGGTGATGGTCACGACGAGGAGGATTCGTCAGAGGGAGAACAAATGGAGGTTGTCATCGCGGCTAGGTTCGTCGGAGGGAGATCAAACAGGGCAAGCGAACGGCGGTCGACGGAGGGAGATTGATGCAAAATCGGCGAGGAAATGAAACCGTAGAGGGAGATTGGTGAAGAACATCGAGGATTCAGTGAAAAATAAAGAACATAGGGTTTTAGTGTTATTGTAGGCGAGGTAACaaaacaaaatgatttttttatgtttGTAAGGCAGATTAGAATTTTAGTGAAAATGAATACATTTCACATCGGTTGATAATAGGCCTGATGTAAAGGCCCAAGTTTCACATCGGGTGCAAATCCAAGCCCGTTGTGAAATCCGTTATAACAAAACTTCATGTTATTTACGAAACTGCCACCTTGTAATATTTTTCATCAGTGGACTTTTCACATCGGTACAAATCCAAACTCGATGTAAAATCCGTTATAACAAAATTTCATTTTACTTACCAAACTGCCACCGTGTTATTTTTCACATCAGTGGAAATAAATGTTTGATGTAAAAtccctaaatcaaatatttttcacttCAAATTGTTATGAAATCTGATGTAAAAtcatttgacaaatatttttcatatCATATATCTTGAAACCTGATGTAAAATCCCTTAACCAAATGTCTTATTGTTAGTAGTGTGTATTGTTTAATAGGCTAAGAGATCGTCAATTAAACACAATAAGGTTGAAACCTTATCAGAAGTTTAGACATAAACTCGGTTGTGAGCGATACGTGATGATATTAATGAATGTTTAGATTGCATTTAATTGATAGGTAAATTACATATTCTATGTGGATGAAATTCAATCATAACAAGTTCTCATATCTCTGAAACTTTATCTATCATTTATCAATTTATATTTTGTAACTTTAAACTTTCAAACGTCTTGCAAACTTCTACTTAAAATCATAGTAACTATTGAAAAGACATTGATATCGCACTTGCCCCTGTGGATACCGATAAAAACAAATACTTACCCTTGATTGCTCAAAACCAATACCCAAAGCGGAAAACATCTCTCAGACGCATGTGGGTATAATCTTCATCACAaacaaatgaattttttttaaacaagttCGTTTAAGACAAATGGATGCTTACTTAAAAGAGTTAGTAATAATAAGAATAGTAATAAGATGTAAGGTAGGGAATCCATGTATCCACTTCCACGTCAAGCTAATAATCCTAGATATTCGGTGATTAACCGATAAGCTTTCTCTACAAAACAATATTTCGTATTTTGTTTTGTCCTTTTGACGCGTTTGCCACTCTTGCATATTGTTGCTGctattttcttttgttctttttgtaattttttgttttattaatatgTAATTTCgattttgttattaaaaaaatagtgaATTTATATTCAATTAACTCTAGGTGTAATCCTTTAGTCCTTAAGAAAATTTCAAAATGACaaattttctttaaataaaaGAGTAAATTGCCTTGTTAGTAAACAAAATTGCTCTAAAAAATTCCATGTTTCCTTTAAAATTATTGTTACGTacaaaattaacattaaaatgaaaaaaatatatatttatcaaGAAAGTTATGCAAGTCTTATCTCCTTATCTCTTTAGAAGATTAGTTTGGATTAAATTTATCATTCCTTCATaggtttaaaattaaaaaatagacttGTGTAGATTCTCTCAGTGTTTTTGAAATCGTCATCAATAATCGGTGTGAGACTAACAGTTCATATGTAATTATTAGAATAACGAAATTGGATGATTAAAAGATTTTTCTATTGGCAGAAAAGACTACAAGATTTTGAACAGCAAAATCAACCATCCTTATTAGTGGTAGTCTTATAGCTAAGAAAActaagatcaacaacaaaattccatagttaatcctaattattaaCTAACGAGCTATAGAGCATGATTTCCTGCTTAACAAAACCGATTAAGAAAAAGTAAGGTTAATCTGATTGAGTACATAGTTAGAGAAAGATTGAGAATTCAAGACATCCTCACAttgttgatattattattagtctataaacaacaacatcataggTTATTCTCTCTAGTCTATATACCTCCATTTATTACCTTTGTCTTTTGCATCCTTTCCTTCTCCATCCACTCAATGTTGTTTCTGTTTTCCCTTCTACTAGCTATCACCTTTTTCCACTAACTTATATCACCTTTCACATCTCTATCTCTCTATGCCTCTCACTATCACTCACTCATCTTAATTTCCTCTCTTTCAATTAGGGTTTCTTCTCTTAGCTTAGACTACTTTCTCTCTTGGAGAGAAAAAAAAGGAGTTCTGAAGGATAAAAGGTActttccttttagtttattttgTTCAAAGAAACCTGTATCATAAACAGGTAAATTCATGTTCATgtgtcttccttctttttcttttattttccttttccttaTGCATGCATagttctttttctgtttttgtttcTTTCAAATAAATTATTCTAGATGATAATTGACAACACTTTTTAGGGCTTTTCCATTTTTTAAGTTTTTGGTGTAGTCAATGAACTATAATTAGCCAGATCCCTGACTCAAACTGATTTAATTTCAGAAGGCAATTATTATAGCTTGGTACTTTTGATCATGCAACTCAGAGGGAATGCAAAGTGTTGTTAAATATATATGTAGGGTATTGTATATATATGTTTCCTAATTTGGAATTAATGAAGATGAAAACAAACACTTATAATTGAAGACAAATTCATATCAAACCTTTGCAAGCACTTTCATGTTTGAAAGATGAGACTAATTAGGAATTCTTTCGTTGATTTTCTCTAGCAAATGAATCTAAATTGGTAAAGGGAAAGAGGAAAGAAACAATATTTTTcagaaatgtttttaaaaaagtaaagaaaaataatattaataattaaagaaaatctaATGACCATTTTGCCATTGTTGTTGAAATTATAAGGGAAAACTGTTACTTTTTGACCTAACACATCTTGTACACAGTGGTCTTTTCCGGAGAATCTGCGTAGATTAGTCGCATGCGTAGATTAATCGCGGTTTAGCTCCGACAAATTAAATTGAGACcttatttatttaagttttatcagtgacatacatatattttataaggCCTTATTTAGCTACAATTTAATGGTGATAAATTTTAATTCCTGTGTGATAATCCATCTTGTCCACCATCAAAGAGGGCCATGATCTTGTACAGTTTTATCATTTGATGAAAAGtaaataagaaacaaaagataaaaatatttgtacaaAATATTTCTCAAATTAAGTCAGCTAGCATATTCTCTTTGCATGTATATATTTGTATGTTAAAGATTAAGGATGAATTATGAATATagaaataattattcaaattcaTCCTATGTCTGAACTCTAAACATCTCAGTTAATCATGCCATTAATTATTTGTAACATGCAGTGAATATAAGTTAAGAAAAATGGCATCATCATCCAGCTCATACAATTCACCTTGTGCCGCCTGCAAATTTTTGAGGAGAAAATGCATGCCAGGATGCATTTTTGCACCTTACTTTCCACCAGAAGAGCCACAAAAATTTGCAAACGTGCACAAAATATTTGGTGCTAGCAATGTGACAAAGCTTCTCAACGAACTCCTCCCACACCAAAGAGAGGATGCAGTGAACTCACTTGCCTATGAAGCCGAAGCACGAGTGAGGGATCCAGTTTATGGCTGTGTAGGTGCTATCTCTTTTCTTCAAAGACAAGTTCAGAGGCTCCAAAAGGAGCTTGATGCTGCTAACACCGATCTTCTTCGCTATTCTCTTACTGATATCCCTCCACCTCCACCGCCGTCATCTCTTCCTGTGCCACCGGGCATGGTGTCAGTTCAGCAAATGCCACAAAGACAGTTTAGTGGAAGTACTTATTCTTCTTTTCCTTATTCTCTTCCTTGGACTGATAATTCATCAGAGGACATGAGTGAGGGTGGAGGAGGAGGAAATCATTTGTGAGTTAAGTTTAGTATATAACCCATCTAGGGTTTATACATTTTGAGATATGTTTTGCAATTTTCTTATGGCGTGATGATATTATATATGAATCTATTCTGGACTCTGGCTATAAATATGTAGCCTTAATTATTGGACTCTTTTATCTAGGTGATTGAAGATCTACCGTATGGTTAATAAAGTTTATTTGTTGGCTTCTCTTTTCTATATCAATATATTGTATTGTTTTTTCTTGCCAAATGCTAGTATTAAGGGAAAAGATAATTGTTAGCATTAGTAGCAGGTGAGTGAACATTAAACCTACTTCACAGTACTGAGACTCTTTTTGAGGGCGTGTAAAGAGGATTACAGTAAATGGCCTAAAATTTGACATGATTTTCTTTGAGGACAGACAAGAAGGACACTACCACCATACATGATCTAAATTAGACATGACTGTCTTCGAAGATGGACTATCGTACATGGCCTAAAATATTAGACATGACCGTCTTCGAAGATGGACTATCGTACATGGCCTAAAATTTATAAAGGCTAAACTGTAGATAGATAATATCTCATAAAATATTGTCATTTTTAAACCGTAATTAAATAGAACTCCTCGTTATTTTAATACACTTAAACAATTACTAACTTACACAGAAACTCTTGAACCTCTCTAAAAACATAAGAAGCAAATAATATTCATATGTATCTCAATTCATAGAAATCGACTACACAGAATATGTATTAATATGATTTTAGAGCATTGAGGCATTGTTGTTTCTTATACTCTAATGTACTCTTCAACAAGAGACTAAATAAGGTGGTATGAGGAGCATGCATAATAGTAGTAATTAATGTATGGCTACTAATAGAGACCTCATATTGTGTATTCATTCAGTGCAAAATCTATGCATGTGCAATGTGAAAAGCAGATTGGTGAGTTGACAAATTTGTCGGTCATTGTTTATGATTAAGAATAAAAACACAATATATTACATTACTTTACTCCTTGTAAAGCCTGAACCTAAGGTTTACTTTAGACCTAACCTGCATATTCCTACCTCTTCTTCTTTTATGTGGACCACCACCAATCACCATCCCTCAACTTTCATCTTATGTGTTTTTTCAATCCCTAATTACCCGTTTTTCCCTCACGACTTCAATAATGTCACTGACAGTGTCATAGTTACCGACAGAAAGACAAAGATATTAAGCTGCAGTTCAGCAATTATCATGTTTAGATCGTTGCATGAACCAAAAAAAA is drawn from Vicia villosa cultivar HV-30 ecotype Madison, WI unplaced genomic scaffold, Vvil1.0 ctg.000421F_1_1_1, whole genome shotgun sequence and contains these coding sequences:
- the LOC131628020 gene encoding protein LATERAL ORGAN BOUNDARIES-like, whose translation is MASSSSSYNSPCAACKFLRRKCMPGCIFAPYFPPEEPQKFANVHKIFGASNVTKLLNELLPHQREDAVNSLAYEAEARVRDPVYGCVGAISFLQRQVQRLQKELDAANTDLLRYSLTDIPPPPPPSSLPVPPGMVSVQQMPQRQFSGSTYSSFPYSLPWTDNSSEDMSEGGGGGNHL